The Bacteroidota bacterium genomic sequence TTATTGATGTAATTTTTGAATTAATGCTTGTTATAGAATTCGCATTAATACTATATAATAACAATAAACAAACGCAAATACTTGCGTTTAATTTTGCTTTCATGGGTTAGTTGAAGCTTAATTAAGTTGTGGCGAAATTATTTTAATAAACAATACCACGCAAAAAAAAATCACAATAATATTTCAATTTAAAAGCACATTATTTTATATAAATGGTTGTTATACAAATATTTACAATAAATAATATTTTGTATAAATGGTATAATACAAGCTAATTCATACCTGACAAATACGTTTTTTTTGCGATTTTTTTATTTTCGGTTTATTCGAATAGTCAATCTGGTAGGTGCAGTCGCTTAACAAATGGAATCTTAATAGGAAAATTATTCTATTATTATTCTAGTCGAGTATTCGTTTATGGTAGCGTTGTATAGTCCTTGTGTCCAATTTCGAGTATCAATTGTTTCTCTTTCTCCTGAAATTATTTTTTCCATAACAACCTTACCTAACATGTTCGTAATTTTTATAATGGTAGGACGGTTTTTGCTTTTAGTTTTTTGTTCTATTGTAATGAAATCTGCAGAAGGGTTTGGATAGATTGAAAAGTACTCTGTGAAATTTTTTAATAGGCTTGTGTTTGTTGAGTTGTACGTTAGAATCTTTATACCTGTCCAATTAGAAGAAAAGGGAATTCCTAGCGTGCATATGTAGGATAGAAATATTTTATTTTGATGAATACTTACCCCCCATGTACCAATTGAGTTTAAACTACCCCCATAAAAGTTACAAGAATCGGGTTGTGATGGGTTGGTAACATCAATGATTAGTAAATCAGACTTGCCGGTTGATAGATATGTTAAATTCAAAGTTGTATCAAGTGCAATTTCATTGGCATGTACAGGGCTAGTAAACCAGTTGTTGGTTGGGCAGTTATAGGGATTCCACCAGCCCACTAACTTCATCTGCGAAGTGTCTGCAATGCTTATAACCTCCATTCCACAATAATCTACAGCTAAATAAGCAAGTGTATCTTTTAATACAATATTGTTGTATGCTCTTGGCAAGTTAAGTGGGACATATAATGCCGGATTGCAAAATCGTCCGGTTTCTTTTGGGGAAAATTTGTTGACACAGTTAATTACCCTGAGTCCACCTGCATCATAACACAAATATACGATATCGTTTTTTACTTCCATTCCTCGGGCGTTATATAACCCAGGGTTGGGTGAAGAGACAGGATAATGGATTGTGGGTATAAATTGAGAAACAAAGGAAATGTTTGATGGGTTTGAAACATCTAAAATTAATAGTCCATTTGTCATTGCTCCCAAGTAAGCATAGTTACCTTCTACTTTAATAACTCCGGTTCCTCCTTTATTTGTATGCTTCCATGAATCGGTAACTATTGGAGTTGTAGGGTTTGTAACATCAATGATAGCCATTCCGGAATATTGATTGTTGCTAAAATGATTGCCTGTAGCTAAGTATATATAATTACCTTTTTGTGTCAAGTGCATTACATCAAGTGTGTCAATTTGTTTTGTGAGAACCGAAGCAATTAATGACGGAGTGGAAATGGTAGATATGTCGTAAATAGTTAGCCCACCTTCTTTATTTGCAACATACAAATAAGGTCTGTTTTGAACATCATGAATCATGGTCATAACCATTGTTGAGCATACCGATGGTATATCCGCTTGGTGCTGTATCCCAAGTTGATTGCAGGTTTGCGAATAATTAAACAGGCTAATTGTTAAAAAAACAAATAAGATGATTTTATTGTCTTTTCGAATCATGGTGTAATTGATTAAACTCATTTGATTTCCCTTTTGCAATCGAAAGTGTTTTCCAGTTTTCGTCAGTAATCATTTTTGCAAGAAAAGTAATTTGTCCTACGTGGTACGCGTAGTGAGCAATTTGACGGTTAATAGCTTCGTACACTTTATGTGGTTCGTTTCGAATAAAAATTATTTTTTCTAAATCATTTTCGTTTAGGCTTGTAAGCGTTGCAAATAGAACGCTCCAACCTTTTTGCCAAAACAATAGTAATTCCTCTTTGTTGTGAGTATCAATTTCAAATTCTGTATCTCTGTTGCGCCATTCCTTTTCTCCATCCGTGGTTAAAAAATCGGTCCAACGCGATAGCATATTACCCGCCATGTGTTTCATGATAATGGCAATGCTATTGCTGTTTTTGTTTGGTAACCAAAATATTTTTTCGGTTTCAGAGATTTGTGCCAATGCTTTATCAGCAAGTTGTTGGTAGGTTTTAAAAACTGAAATGCTATTTAATAAATATCCTTTTTCCATTTATTATAGAGTTTGTCATTCTGAACAATAGTGAAGAATCTTTTTTTGTTTAGCATGTAGCAAAAATGCTACATCTCTTTTTCCCATTTCGCTACCACAACAGTTGCAAGGCAGTTGCCCAATACATTTACTGCAGTGCGTCCCATATCCATTAAACCGTCAATTCCTAGAATAATTAAAATTGGTTCTGGCGGTAAATGAAAGGAAGCAACTGTTGCAGATAGAATTACTAAAGATGCACGCGGAACACCGGCTACGCCTTTGCTGGTGAGCATCAGTGTAAGCACCATTATTATTTGTTGCGATAAGCTTAAATCAACTCCTGCTGCTTGTGCCACAAATACCGAAGCAAGAGAAAGGTAAAGAGTTGTTCCATCTAAGTTAAAGCTATATCCGGTGGGCAATACAAAGGCAACAATTTTTCGAGGCACACCAAATTTTTCTAAGTTTTCCATGGCAGATGGCAAAGCCGATTCGGAGCTTGCCGTAGCAAATGCAAGCATAATAGGTTCTTCTATGGCTTGTATAAATTTTTTGATGGGAACTTTTACTAAGAGAGCAATGGGCAAGAGTATGAGTAAAACAAACGCAACTAATGCACCATAGAGAGTAAGTAGCAATTGTATCAAATTTTCAAAAACCCCCAATCCATACTTTCCTACCGTATAGGCAATAGCCCCAAAAACGGCTAAGGGAGCCAAGTACATAACCAAATGAGTAAATTTGAACATTACTTCCGAAATACTTTCTATCACGGTTAGTAATGGCTTTTTCTTTTCATCCTTTACCATTGCCATTCCAACACCAAATAATATACTAAATACTACTATTTGTAATACCTGCCCTTCTGCGATAGATTTAGCAATGTTTTCGGGGAATATATGTAAAATTATATCGTGTGCAGATTGAGCTTTTCCAACTAAATTTTCAGGTAGTGTTGCATCGGGCGGAATAGGTGCACCAACTCCCGCTTTGGTAATATTAATAGCTGCAAGTCCAATGATAAGAGCAAATGTGGTTACTATTTCAAAATATATAATTGATTTGATTCCAATTCTACCTACTTGTTTCAAATTAGAATGCCCCGCAATTCCCACAACCAGTGTACTAAAAAGAAGAGGAGCTATAATTGTTTTGATTAGTTTTAGAAAAATGTCGCTAATTATTTTCAGCTCTTGCGCTATTGTTGGGAAATCGTACCCAAACAAAATTCCCATGATTAGAAATGCAAAAGTAAATGTGGTGAGGTTTCTTTTTTTGTAAAGTAGAAATAGGATCCCTGCAAAAACAAATAAATGTATGAATACTAGCATTCATAAAAATAGCGAAAGAAAATTAAACCGTAATTAGACAGTAGAAGCTTTTGAAAAAAGCGCACTATCTGTCTTAGTACGGGTAACCCCAACTTAGTATTAGTAAGGTTTCCTTACTTATTCAAACCCCTAAAAGCCTTACTAATATTTAGTTGTAGGCAGTTGTATTTCCTAGCTGTCTATTTAGGGTTAAATCAGTTGTATTAAAGTAAGACGGCATGTTTGGTTAATTATTTCTAAGTAGTCAAAATCACGAAAATGCTTTAGAATACAGATTTATGCAACGGTTTTTATTCCCTAGTTTTAAATACCCAATAGTTTCTAATATATTTAACAAATCAAACATTCATATACTTAGTATTGGGCTCTAGAAATACATATTTGTTAATTCTTTTTTTGGCTTTGTTAAGTTTTGCCGGTGCTTTTATTGCCGAGCAAAAAAGGAGTGTTGGGTTTAAGGAATTAATAGAGAATTTTACAACCGTTTACCATCAAAAAGAGAAAGCGCAAGAGGTTGAGTTGACAAGATTTGGGGAACAAGCCAACGCCAATTATTCTTCCGAAAGTCCCGATTGGTTGGAGTCTTTGGAGCAAAACGGTATTTATCTGTTTCGTTTTAAGAACGATTCTTGTGTGTATTGGAGCTCTAATAAAGTTCAATTGCCCACCGATGTTTTGCAAATACCAGATACTTTACAAGTTTTAAAACTTCAGACCGGCTATTATCAGCTTAAAAAGAGAAGACAAAACAACTCGACTGTTATTATCTCTTTATTATTGCTAAAAAGGGAGTGGCCGCACCAAAACGAGTATTTGCAAAATGGTTTTGTCTTTGATTCGAATATTCCCTCCGGAACCATGCTGTTAATGCAGAAAGCTCCAAATTGTATTCCTGTTGTATCGTTATCAAAGAACACACTTTTTTATTTACGATTTTACTCTAGTACCACAACCAATACTGCATTACAGTTTACGGCAATACTGCTCTACACACTTTCTTTCTTGCTTATATTACGCTTGGTAATTGGTTGGCTGTCAGAAATAATCTCAAATCCGTTTTATTTTCTTGTTCTTTTGGGGTCCTTTTTAATAGGCATTGCTCTTCTCGTTAACACCTACCGAATTCCTAAGGTGTTGTTTGAATTAGATTTTTTTAACCCACAACTGTTTGCCGATGCTAATAGTTATTGGTTAAGCTCTATGGGAATGGTTTTTGTGAACACCCTGCTTTTGTTACTCTTTACCTATGTGGTAAACCAAAAACTTAAAAGAGCTACTCAACACACTCCGCTATTTTGGTTTCTTTTTTCTGTAGCATTGATTTGTCTATCTATTTTTGTTATCGACAATTATTTATACCTAATACAAAGCTTTGTCTTTAATTCCACAGCCGTATTTCAGCTCAACAATATTCTTTCATGGAACATTTACAGCTTATTAGGAATATTTAATTTATTGGTGTTTTTATTTTCTATTTATTTTTTTGTACGAGCTACAACAACCTCTATTAGGTACCATTCAAAAGCAGTGTATTCAATAGCGTCAATTGTTATAGGGTTTTGTCTTGTGCTTGTTTTTGCCGACTTGTATTTTGTAGAATTAAGCACAACCTTATTTTTAGTGGTGCTGCTGTACACTATTTTTTTATATCGAACAAGAAGTCAAATTACACCATTTGCTGTTGGGTTGATTTATATTATTATTTTTTCTGCCTATACCGTTTATTTGTTTGAGAGGAAAAATTCTGAGAAAGAGTTTAACAATCTTTCTTCTTTTGCTGATAAGCTGGCGGAAGAGAAAGATGTAATTGCGGAGTATTTGTTTGAGGAGGTTAGCAATAAATTATCTACCGATACCGCTTTATTGGGTAGTTTGACGCCATCAACATTTTCTAGGTTTGAGAATGTTTTGTATGCTAACTATTTTGGAAACTATTGGACCAAGTATTCAATAAAGGCATTTGCATTCGATTCTGTTTGCTATCCGCTTCATAATAGTTTGCAGCCGGAGCTTACTAACAATACTTATTTCGATGAACTTATTTTTACAAACGGAGAGTCAACCTCGTGCGATAAATTTTTTTTTATTTCGAAGGATAAGGAGCAATACTATTTAGCAAAGATTCCCTTATACACCTCAACTAGTAATCACAAGCCAGCACACCTGTATGTAAAGTTTGAATCGCGTGCTACTACTGAGAATAGTGGGTTTCCGGAGCTACTGCTCGATAAAAAATTAATTTTAAAGTTTGATATAAGCCAATATTCCTATGCAGTATATAAGGAGAAAAAACTCGTTGCTAATTACGGAAAATACTATTACCCATTTTTGTACAGCAGTTTATCCGACAAGGATTACCTTCATTTTACTTTTTCTCCAACACCCGAAACCAACGTAGTTATCAGTAAAGCAGCAGTAGGGTATATCAGTAAATTGTCTGCTTTTTCTGTCTTTTTTTCATTGAGTGGACT encodes the following:
- a CDS encoding DUF1572 family protein, with translation MEKGYLLNSISVFKTYQQLADKALAQISETEKIFWLPNKNSNSIAIIMKHMAGNMLSRWTDFLTTDGEKEWRNRDTEFEIDTHNKEELLLFWQKGWSVLFATLTSLNENDLEKIIFIRNEPHKVYEAINRQIAHYAYHVGQITFLAKMITDENWKTLSIAKGKSNEFNQLHHDSKRQ
- a CDS encoding GHKL domain-containing protein; the protein is MLILFLALLSFAGAFIAEQKRSVGFKELIENFTTVYHQKEKAQEVELTRFGEQANANYSSESPDWLESLEQNGIYLFRFKNDSCVYWSSNKVQLPTDVLQIPDTLQVLKLQTGYYQLKKRRQNNSTVIISLLLLKREWPHQNEYLQNGFVFDSNIPSGTMLLMQKAPNCIPVVSLSKNTLFYLRFYSSTTTNTALQFTAILLYTLSFLLILRLVIGWLSEIISNPFYFLVLLGSFLIGIALLVNTYRIPKVLFELDFFNPQLFADANSYWLSSMGMVFVNTLLLLLFTYVVNQKLKRATQHTPLFWFLFSVALICLSIFVIDNYLYLIQSFVFNSTAVFQLNNILSWNIYSLLGIFNLLVFLFSIYFFVRATTTSIRYHSKAVYSIASIVIGFCLVLVFADLYFVELSTTLFLVVLLYTIFLYRTRSQITPFAVGLIYIIIFSAYTVYLFERKNSEKEFNNLSSFADKLAEEKDVIAEYLFEEVSNKLSTDTALLGSLTPSTFSRFENVLYANYFGNYWTKYSIKAFAFDSVCYPLHNSLQPELTNNTYFDELIFTNGESTSCDKFFFISKDKEQYYLAKIPLYTSTSNHKPAHLYVKFESRATTENSGFPELLLDKKLILKFDISQYSYAVYKEKKLVANYGKYYYPFLYSSLSDKDYLHFTFSPTPETNVVISKAAVGYISKLSAFSVFFSLSGLVVLLVYFFFLLYTNKAKEIFSTLKWKTQTILALLVFLACTVFAISILGFIKSLNKNEMENSLNQKINSIHKELQHKLGNEFTLDKNYRPYINSILAKYANVFSTDIILYDIKGDLIASSSMAIFEEGLLSDKMNPLAFAQLNKKSASRYIHSEQIGKLTFLSGYIPFKNKSGDDIAYINLPYFAKQKLYDKEIAVYLSTIINIYSVLLVLSVLVSISIANQLTSPLQLIQQKLSTLTLGKKHELIDWIKDDEIGKLVAEYNRTVLELERSAIALAKSERESAWKEMAKQVAHEIKNPLTPMKLNIQHLQRIQKVSKDDFESKFEKITTSLLEQIDALSLIASAFSDFAKMPTSNLEKINLTELLMGATELYKNTIAINTHFDSNVEIFISADKIQLSRALSNIIKNATQAVSEKREPKLDIYLEKESDRVVLQIRDNGIGISDEMKQKIFTPNFTTKTTGMGLGLSMVKNSIESFGGNIWFESEVDKGTTFFITFPMV
- a CDS encoding T9SS type A sorting domain-containing protein translates to MSLINYTMIRKDNKIILFVFLTISLFNYSQTCNQLGIQHQADIPSVCSTMVMTMIHDVQNRPYLYVANKEGGLTIYDISTISTPSLIASVLTKQIDTLDVMHLTQKGNYIYLATGNHFSNNQYSGMAIIDVTNPTTPIVTDSWKHTNKGGTGVIKVEGNYAYLGAMTNGLLILDVSNPSNISFVSQFIPTIHYPVSSPNPGLYNARGMEVKNDIVYLCYDAGGLRVINCVNKFSPKETGRFCNPALYVPLNLPRAYNNIVLKDTLAYLAVDYCGMEVISIADTSQMKLVGWWNPYNCPTNNWFTSPVHANEIALDTTLNLTYLSTGKSDLLIIDVTNPSQPDSCNFYGGSLNSIGTWGVSIHQNKIFLSYICTLGIPFSSNWTGIKILTYNSTNTSLLKNFTEYFSIYPNPSADFITIEQKTKSKNRPTIIKITNMLGKVVMEKIISGERETIDTRNWTQGLYNATINEYSTRIIIE
- a CDS encoding cation:dicarboxylase symporter family transporter; this encodes MLVFIHLFVFAGILFLLYKKRNLTTFTFAFLIMGILFGYDFPTIAQELKIISDIFLKLIKTIIAPLLFSTLVVGIAGHSNLKQVGRIGIKSIIYFEIVTTFALIIGLAAINITKAGVGAPIPPDATLPENLVGKAQSAHDIILHIFPENIAKSIAEGQVLQIVVFSILFGVGMAMVKDEKKKPLLTVIESISEVMFKFTHLVMYLAPLAVFGAIAYTVGKYGLGVFENLIQLLLTLYGALVAFVLLILLPIALLVKVPIKKFIQAIEEPIMLAFATASSESALPSAMENLEKFGVPRKIVAFVLPTGYSFNLDGTTLYLSLASVFVAQAAGVDLSLSQQIIMVLTLMLTSKGVAGVPRASLVILSATVASFHLPPEPILIILGIDGLMDMGRTAVNVLGNCLATVVVAKWEKEM